One Kushneria konosiri genomic window, TGCCGAAGCCTTCTGTTTTCAGCTGGTCAGGATTGAGGGAATACCCAGTGAAGAGGCCGGCCCAGCCTCCCAGCTGCCCGGGCAAATGCCGATTCCGGCCGAGCTGGAAGCAGGAGATCGCATCGATGGCTTTCTCATTGAAACAATTATTTCGAAAACGGCGCACGCGCATGTGTACGGCGTTCGGGATGAGACCTCGCTGCGCCGGATGATCATGAAGGTTCCAAGCCCGGAGATGTCGTCCAGAAATCCGTATCTGGAGCATTTTCTGCTACAGCAGTGGATCGGCGAGCGAGTGCGCTCGCCCTTTGTGGTGCGCATCGTGACGCCGCCCCGACCACGGCGTCATCTTTACTATCTGATGCGACCGGTCGAAGGTCAGCCGCTTGATCAATGGCTGGAGCAGCATCCCGAAGCCGGTATCGAGCAGCGGCTGGATATCGCACGCCAGCTCGCCCGTGCCGTGCACGCCCTGCATCGTCGGGACATTCTTCATCAGGCCATTCGTCCTGAAAACATCATGATCGATGAACATGATCAGGTTGTGCTGATCGATTTTGGTGCCTGTGCCCGTCGGCTTGACGATGACAACAATGCTGCGCTGGCACTGGCACGCGAAGGCCGGCTGGGTATGCATAGTGCGCCAGAGTATGCCCTTGGGCTTGGGGTCAGTCGCCGGAGCGATCAATATTCACTGGCTTCGACCACCTATTGGTTATTGACAGGCGCCATGCCCTATACCGTGGCCCCCAATACGTTGAAAGATGAGCAGGCATTGTCAACGCTGATCTATCGTCGCGCTCGTGATATCAATCCACAGGTGCCGGTGGCGCTGGACAATGCGCTGCAGCGTGCGCTCTCGCCGCGTCGGGCCCTGCGCTTCAGGCGTCTGTCCGAGCTGATTCAGGCGCTGCGTTATGCCACCACGTTTGTGGACGATGACGACGATGAGTCGCTTTCGCTCGTGTCAAAGCCTGCCTCTGAAACACTGCCTCCCCGGCAGAAATCCCTGCGGGTGTGGCAGGGCATTGCGGCGGCACTGCTGGTGCTTTTGCTCGCCGTCATGCTGATCAAATAGGTCAGGTGTTGAGCATGAAACATTAAAAACCCCCGGTCACACGGAGGTGACCGGGGGTGCTGCCATGATGGCAGTGCCTGTGCTCAAGGGCTGGCTTTAAAGGTGATATTCCGGCAGCTTTTTGGTGATGCGCTCTAGACGCAGGGAGGCGACCTTCGGCAGACCGTTTTCAAACGGAGGAAAGTCCTCACCCTGAATCAGCGGGCGCAGATAGCGACGTCCGGCGTCGTTGATGCCAAACCCATCTTCACGGATATATTCCGCCGGCATGAACTTTTCCTGATTTGCGACCTGCTCGAGTGGGGCATCGATGATCGACCAGCTATAGGGCTCGTCGCTGTCACGCTGAATGGCCGGCATGACGGCGTTTTTGCCTTCAAGGGCGCATTCAACGGCACGCTGACCCACGGCGTAGGCCTGCTCGACATCAACGGCAGACGCCAGATGGCGCGCGGCACGCTGAAGATAGTCGGCCACGGCCCAGTGGTACTTGTAGCCCAGATCCTGTTTGACCATGCCGGCAAGTGTCGGAGCCACGCCGCCCAGCTGGCGATGACCGAAGGCATCGGTATTGCCGGCATCGGCCAGGAAAGTGCCGTCTTCATAGCGAGCACCTTCAGAAACCACCACCACGCAGTAGCCGTGTTTCTTGACCGCTGCATCGATATGGTTC contains:
- a CDS encoding bifunctional protein-serine/threonine kinase/phosphatase, which codes for MSVQIPDNPRQLEAKGACAIIADSTWRNAIARQAGDISVRGFLADYYSTPDHWDIKTSATRVLRALNGWCYSQSRYVQGGSYISSLSAIIFRGRESFLFHMGDTLVFRLRGAEFEQISRDHVTDLGGYRYPSRALGMDNNIDIDHMTLPLKAGDVFLFTSQAVRGTLTPTDYVHAIRQQDNDLDAACERLAGMARERAGARGYGAEAFCFQLVRIEGIPSEEAGPASQLPGQMPIPAELEAGDRIDGFLIETIISKTAHAHVYGVRDETSLRRMIMKVPSPEMSSRNPYLEHFLLQQWIGERVRSPFVVRIVTPPRPRRHLYYLMRPVEGQPLDQWLEQHPEAGIEQRLDIARQLARAVHALHRRDILHQAIRPENIMIDEHDQVVLIDFGACARRLDDDNNAALALAREGRLGMHSAPEYALGLGVSRRSDQYSLASTTYWLLTGAMPYTVAPNTLKDEQALSTLIYRRARDINPQVPVALDNALQRALSPRRALRFRRLSELIQALRYATTFVDDDDDESLSLVSKPASETLPPRQKSLRVWQGIAAALLVLLLAVMLIK